A region from the Onychostoma macrolepis isolate SWU-2019 chromosome 18, ASM1243209v1, whole genome shotgun sequence genome encodes:
- the syt9a gene encoding synaptotagmin-9 isoform X1, producing the protein MPVDREDEICQKALELLSDLCSKGEVQNENCLDFIYYFRDLARPRYSDSDISISLLSLVVTACGLALFGVSLFVSWKLCWIPWRERGLSPGTKEGHPDPPHPPPPPLQPQSIYTEVDATLDRRNNARSSVVKETMVPPTPVSPAVPGSPPAVPVPEAALKISHTSPDIPLEVESKTQENGVHGNTRMQRQITDPSSTCVRQSSIRRQMNQSNPDFTVTQFQRQDSLTGMSLGQLKPELYKQRSLDGEDNRSSRVGSCGRLHFILKYDCDLEQLIVKIHRAQDLPAKDFSGTSDPYVKIYLLPDRKTKHQTKVHRKTLNPVFDEVFLFPVAYADLPTRKLHFSVYDFDRFSRHDIIGQVVVDNFLDLVDFPRETKLCRDIQYVSSDNVDLGDLMFSLCYLPTAGRLTITMIKARNLKAMDITGASDPYVKVSLMCDGRRLKKRKTSTKRNTLNPVYNEAIVFDVPPENIDQISLLVAVMDYDRVGHNEVIGVCRVGNDAEGLGREHWNEMLTYPRKPIAHWHPLIEYHSTGGGSQGGSCNSLKAPPSP; encoded by the exons ATATATCCATTAGCCTGCTGTCATTGGTGGTGACCGCTTGTGGCTTGGCCCTGTTTGGCGTCTCTCTCTTCGTTTCATGGAAATTGTGCTGGATTCCATGGCGCGAGCGAGGCCTCTCTCCAGGCACCAAGGAGGGACATCCAGACCCccctcatcctcctcctccaccccttcaacctcagTCCATCTATACCGAGGTGGACGCCACCCTCGACCGCCGGAATAATGCCAGAAGTTCAGTGGTAAAAGAGACTATGGTGCCACCCACTCCGGTCTCTCCGGCAGTTCCGGGATCTCCTCCTGCTGTGCCAGTGCCTGAGGCAGCCCTCAAAATAAGCCACACTTCACCTGATATTCCGCTGGAGGTTGAGTCTAAGACTCAAGAGAATGGCGTCCATGGCAACACACGCATGCAGAGGCAAATCACGGATCCCTCCTCGACCTGTGTCAG GCAAAGTTCAATTCGGCGTCAGATGAACCAGTCGAACCCTGACTTCACAGTAACCCAGTTTCAGAGGCAGGACTCTCTGACTGGCATGAGTCTGGGCCAGCTAAAACCAGAACTCTACAAACAACGATCCCTAGATGGCGAGGACAACCGAAGCAGTCGTGTGGGCAGCTGTGGACGCCTCCACTTTATTCTTAAATATGACTGTGACCTGGAACAGCTCATTGTCAAGATCCACCGAGCTCAAGACCTCCCTGCCAAGGACTTTTCTGGAACGTCTGACCCATATGTAAAAATCTACCTTCTCCCAGACCGCAAAACCAAGCACCAGACCAAGGTGCATCGTAAGACTTTAAACCCTGTGTTTGATGAGGTCTTCCTCTTCCCTGTGGCGTATGCAGACCTGCCCACAAGGAAGCTGCACTTCAGCGTCTACGATTTCGATCGTTTTTCACGCCACGATATTATTGGGCAGGTGGTGGTTGACAATTTTCTGGATCTAGTGGACTTTCCCAGGGAGACGAAACTCTGCAGGGATATCCAGTATGTGTCTTCG GACAATGTGGATCTGGGGGATTTGATGTTTTCTCTATGCTACCTACCTACTGCTGGACGACTGACCATCACCATGATCAAAGCACGAAACCTGAAGGCCATGGACATCACTGGAGCTTCAG ATCCTTATGTGAAAGTTTCTCTGATGTGCGATGGACGgagactgaaaaaaagaaaaacctccACCAAGAGGAACACATTAAACCCAGTGTACAATGAGGCCATAGTGTTTGATGTCCCTCCAGAGAACATTGACCAAATCAGCCTTCTCGTAGCTGTTATGGACTATGACCG TGTAGGTCACAATGAGGTCATTGGCGTGTGCCGAGTAGGTAATGATGCTGAGGGTTTGGGCAGAGAACATTGGAATGAAATGTTGACGTATCCACGCAAACCCATCGCACATTGGCACCCCCTCATCGAG TATCACAGTACTGGAGGGGGAAGTCAGGGAGGTTCCTGTAATTCCCTGAAGGCCCCTCCTTCACCATAG
- the syt9a gene encoding synaptotagmin-9 isoform X2, translating into MPVDREDEICQKALELLSDLCSKGEVQNENCLDFIYYFRDLARPRYSDSDISISLLSLVVTACGLALFGVSLFVSWKLCWIPWRERGLSPGTKEGHPDPPHPPPPPLQPQSIYTEVDATLDRRNNARSSVVKETMVPPTPVSPAVPGSPPAVPVPEAALKISHTSPDIPLEVESKTQENGVHGNTRMQRQITDPSSTCVRQSSIRRQMNQSNPDFTVTQFQRQDSLTGMSLGQLKPELYKQRSLDGEDNRSSRVGSCGRLHFILKYDCDLEQLIVKIHRAQDLPAKDFSGTSDPYVKIYLLPDRKTKHQTKVHRKTLNPVFDEVFLFPVAYADLPTRKLHFSVYDFDRFSRHDIIGQVVVDNFLDLVDFPRETKLCRDIQYVSSDNVDLGDLMFSLCYLPTAGRLTITMIKARNLKAMDITGASDPYVKVSLMCDGRRLKKRKTSTKRNTLNPVYNEAIVFDVPPENIDQISLLVAVMDYDRSQ; encoded by the exons ATATATCCATTAGCCTGCTGTCATTGGTGGTGACCGCTTGTGGCTTGGCCCTGTTTGGCGTCTCTCTCTTCGTTTCATGGAAATTGTGCTGGATTCCATGGCGCGAGCGAGGCCTCTCTCCAGGCACCAAGGAGGGACATCCAGACCCccctcatcctcctcctccaccccttcaacctcagTCCATCTATACCGAGGTGGACGCCACCCTCGACCGCCGGAATAATGCCAGAAGTTCAGTGGTAAAAGAGACTATGGTGCCACCCACTCCGGTCTCTCCGGCAGTTCCGGGATCTCCTCCTGCTGTGCCAGTGCCTGAGGCAGCCCTCAAAATAAGCCACACTTCACCTGATATTCCGCTGGAGGTTGAGTCTAAGACTCAAGAGAATGGCGTCCATGGCAACACACGCATGCAGAGGCAAATCACGGATCCCTCCTCGACCTGTGTCAG GCAAAGTTCAATTCGGCGTCAGATGAACCAGTCGAACCCTGACTTCACAGTAACCCAGTTTCAGAGGCAGGACTCTCTGACTGGCATGAGTCTGGGCCAGCTAAAACCAGAACTCTACAAACAACGATCCCTAGATGGCGAGGACAACCGAAGCAGTCGTGTGGGCAGCTGTGGACGCCTCCACTTTATTCTTAAATATGACTGTGACCTGGAACAGCTCATTGTCAAGATCCACCGAGCTCAAGACCTCCCTGCCAAGGACTTTTCTGGAACGTCTGACCCATATGTAAAAATCTACCTTCTCCCAGACCGCAAAACCAAGCACCAGACCAAGGTGCATCGTAAGACTTTAAACCCTGTGTTTGATGAGGTCTTCCTCTTCCCTGTGGCGTATGCAGACCTGCCCACAAGGAAGCTGCACTTCAGCGTCTACGATTTCGATCGTTTTTCACGCCACGATATTATTGGGCAGGTGGTGGTTGACAATTTTCTGGATCTAGTGGACTTTCCCAGGGAGACGAAACTCTGCAGGGATATCCAGTATGTGTCTTCG GACAATGTGGATCTGGGGGATTTGATGTTTTCTCTATGCTACCTACCTACTGCTGGACGACTGACCATCACCATGATCAAAGCACGAAACCTGAAGGCCATGGACATCACTGGAGCTTCAG ATCCTTATGTGAAAGTTTCTCTGATGTGCGATGGACGgagactgaaaaaaagaaaaacctccACCAAGAGGAACACATTAAACCCAGTGTACAATGAGGCCATAGTGTTTGATGTCCCTCCAGAGAACATTGACCAAATCAGCCTTCTCGTAGCTGTTATGGACTATGACCG GTCACAATGA